The following are from one region of the Saccharomyces kudriavzevii IFO 1802 strain IFO1802 genome assembly, chromosome: 12 genome:
- the ATP14 gene encoding F1F0 ATP synthase subunit h (similar to Saccharomyces cerevisiae ATP14 (YLR295C); ancestral locus Anc_6.92) encodes MFPTVSRRILLNTSSLPSRLCYRALTTTRISYNVIQDLYLRELKETKLVPSTLQDAEGNVKPWNPPKKPTLPELELQGPDALKAYTEQNVETAHVAKESAEGESEPIEEDWLVLDDVEESKDGTH; translated from the coding sequence ATGTTTCCAACTGTTTCCAGAAGAATACTGCTCAATACCTCGAGCCTTCCATCGAGATTGTGTTATAGAGCGCTGACTACTACAAGAATATCCTATAATGTCATACAAGACTTGTATTTGAGAGAATTAAAGGAAACAAAACTGGTTCCAAGCACTTTGCAAGATGCAGAAGGTAATGTCAAGCCTTGGAACCCACCAAAGAAACCGACCTTGCCAGAATTAGAACTTCAAGGTCCTGACGCCCTAAAGGCTTACACTGAACAAAACGTAGAAACTGCTCATGTTGCCAAGGAGTCTGCGGAGGGTGAATCAGAaccaattgaagaagattggTTAGTTTTAGATGATGTCGAAGAAAGCAAAGATGGTACgcattga
- the SKDI12G3290 gene encoding uncharacterized protein (similar to Saccharomyces cerevisiae YOR186W and YLR297W; ancestral locus Anc_6.93) — protein sequence MAEGDFLDEQANVALLGLQSMCNGQHSVKTSIGDEIFKLLIKILNSDEKANGDVDALVSGSSDLSNLNFENEPLENILAVFIISFIIVVVGVLLLGLIGMICISFRTSNNNDKRLQCNDEEKQVLAEKA from the coding sequence atggCCGAAGGTGATTTTCTCGATGAACAAGCTAACGTGGCTTTACTAGGCTTGCAATCTATGTGCAATGGGCAACACAGCGTCAAAACCAGCATAGGGGACGAGATCTTCAAATTGCtgataaaaattttgaattcgGATGAAAAGGCTAACGGAGATGTGGATGCGCTTGTTTCAGGATCTTCGGACTTATCAAACCTcaactttgaaaatgaaccACTGGAAAACATACTCGCCGTGTTCATAATATCGTTCATTATCGTCGTCGTTGGTGTTTTGTTACTTGGGTTGATCGGTATGATATGCATCTCCTTCCGCACAAGCAACAATAATGACAAGAGGCTGCAATGTAACGACGAAGAAAAGCAAGTGCTTGCTGAAAAAGCATAA
- the YHC1 gene encoding Yhc1p (similar to Saccharomyces cerevisiae YHC1 (YLR298C); ancestral locus Anc_6.94) — protein MTRYYCEYCHSYLTHDTLSVRKSHLVGKNHLRITADYYKNKARDISSKRDHKRHHKGKRGRKERENTDANEKLRLTCLSNREKRGNLHGRKMNQKELAQTSINTLQSLYDGSPGYSKVFIDTNRFDIGDLVKASKLPQRANDRSTQHALKQTSRSRDETCENNPFPRLTNPRRLEPPKILSQWSNTIPKTSIFYSTDILQATIKESKKRMHPDGLRKPLGYNGVKRRRYGN, from the coding sequence ATGACAAGATACTATTGTGAATACTGTCACTCATATTTGACTCATGACACGCTGAGCGTTCGCAAATCGCATTTGGTTGGTAAAAATCATCTCCGAATAACAGCAGACTATTATAAGAACAAAGCAAGAGACATTTCTAGTAAGCGAGACCACAAAAGGCATCACAAAGGGAAGAGGGGCAGGaaggaaagagaaaacacggatgcaaatgaaaaactgaGGCTTACCTGCCTTTCCAATAGGGAGAAGAGAGGAAACTTGCATGGAAGGAAGATGAACCAGAAGGAATTGGCACAGACATCAATAAATACCTTGCAGTCGTTATATGACGGCTCCCCTGGATATTCTAAAGTGTTTATAGACACTAACAGGTTTGATATAGGAGATTTAGTCAAGGCAAGCAAATTGCCTCAAAGAGCCAATGACAGATCTACGCAACACGCTCTCAAGCAAACTTCAAGATCCAGAGACGAGACGTGCGAGAACAATCCATTTCCCAGGCTGACCAATCCGAGAAGGCTGGAGCCTCCAAAAATATTATCGCAATGGAGCAACACCATTCCAAAGACCTCTATATTTTACAGTACAGATATACTACAAGCCACGATAAAGGAATCGAAGAAGCGGATGCATCCGGACGGCCTACGAAAACCATTGGGTTACAATGGGGTGAAGAGAAGGCGATACGGAAATTAG
- the ECM38 gene encoding gamma-glutamyltransferase (similar to Saccharomyces cerevisiae ECM38 (YLR299W); ancestral locus Anc_6.96), producing the protein MPSHNINRPALSNIYSIQRIFALLTLVMLVFGMPSKMVSFASQESLERINSLLRGSANRNADDFTAGLSQDKDDSGGDNDHHNIDIDPLPRRPTLTPDGQLLKVGLHGAISSDLEICSNLTINEVLLKFPESNAADAAVTQALCKGMVNFFNSGIGGGGYAVFSGKNDDDHLFIDFREKAPMGSNKFMFENCSLCSKIGGLAVGVPGELMGLYYLYKERGSGQVGWYDLIKPVAELGSAGWQIGEALGATLELYESVFLTLKEDWSFVLNSTQNGVLKKGDWMKRPMLSNMLMELAKNGSVAPFYDPDHWIAQSMVGTIERYNGIMNLTDIASYDVHVTKPLSMQIRKGANYIPDNDMTVLTSSGSSSGAALLAALRIMDNFPNQEGGDYGEENTYHLLESMKWMASARSKLGDYPGETLPDHIKEVLDPGWALKAVKTIRSNSQDGKFKTLENWTLYDPAYDINSPHGTAHFSIVDSHGNAVSLTTTVNLLFGSLVHDPKTGVIFNNEMDDFAQFNKSNSFELAPSIYNFPEPGKRPLSSTAPTIVLSELGIPDLVVGASGGSRITTSVLQTIVRTYWYKMPILETIAYPRMHHQLLPDRVEVESFSMVGKSTLSTLKQMGYTMKEVFPKSVVNAIRNVRGEWHAVSDYWRKRGVSSVY; encoded by the coding sequence ATGCCATCACATAACATAAACCGTCCTGCACTCTCGAATATTTACTCCATACAGCGCATCTTCGCTCTGCTAACTCTAGTTATGTTGGTATTTGGAATGCCGTCGAAAATGGTGTCATTCGCCTCGCAAGAATCTCTGGAAAGGATAAATAGTCTTCTCAGAGGCTCTGCTAATAGAAATGCTGATGACTTTACAGCAGGATTGAGCCAAGATAAAGACGACAGCGGTGGTGACAATGATCACCACAATATCGATATTGACCCTTTGCCCCGACGCCCCACTTTAACACCCGACGGCCAACTCCTAAAAGTTGGTTTGCATGGTGCTATTAGTTCAGATTTAGAGATATGTAGTAATTTGACCATAAATGAAGTTCTGTTGAAATTCCCCGAATCTAACGCGGCAGATGCTGCAGTAACACAGGCACTTTGTAAAGGTATggtgaattttttcaatagtgGTATTGGAGGTGGTGGTTACGCGGTGTTTTCTGGTAAAAACGATGACGATCATCTATTTATTGATTTCAGAGAAAAGGCGCCCATGGGTTCGAACAAATTCATGTTTGAGAACTGTTCTTTGTGTTCGAAGATAGGAGGTTTAGCCGTGGGCGTTCCGGGAGAACTTATGGGGCTCTACTATCTATACAAAGAAAGGGGCAGCGGCCAAGTTGGGTGGTATGATTTGATCAAGCCAGTGGCAGAGTTGGGAAGTGCTGGTTGGCAAATAGGTGAAGCACTCGGTGCCACTTTAGAGCTTTATGAAAGTGTTTTTTTGACATTAAAGGAGGACTGGTCATTTGTATTAAATTCCACCCAAAATGGCGTTTTAAAAAAAGGCGATTGGATGAAGAGACCGATGCTATCCAATATGTTGATGGAACTGGCTAAAAATGGCTCTGTAGCTCCCTTTTATGACCCCGATCACTGGATTGCTCAATCAATGGTTGGTACCATAGAAAGATACAATGGAATAATGAACTTGACCGATATTGCATCATATGATGTCCACGTCACCAAACCGCTCTCCATGCAAATCAGGAAGGGTGCAAACTACATTCCTGACAACGATATGACTGTACTAACAAGTAGTGGTTCGAGTTCTGGCGCTGCACTCCTCGCGGCACTAAGGATAATGGATAACTTTCCAAACCAAGAAGGAGGCGATTATGGCGAAGAGAACACGTACCACTTGCTTGAAAGCATGAAATGGATGGCAAGCGCTCGAAGCAAGTTGGGAGACTATCCAGGTGAAACATTGCCTGATCACATTAAAGAAGTGTTGGACCCAGGATGGGCCTTGAAGGCGGTCAAGACTATCAGAAGCAACTCTCAAGATGGCAAGTTTAAAACATTAGAAAACTGGACGCTTTACGATCCTGCATACGATATTAATAGCCCTCATGGAACCGCACACTTCAGTATAGTGGATTCTCATGGGAATGCTGTTTCTTTGACAACCACCGTCAATCTGCTGTTCGGTTCCCTGGTGCACGACCCAAAAACTGGGgtaattttcaataatgaAATGGACGACTTCGCACAATTCAACAAATCCAACAGTTTTGAATTGGCACCGTCCATTTACAACTTCCCCGAACCGGGGAAAAGACCCCTGTCATCCACTGCACCCACTATTGTACTATCAGAACTGGGTATCCCTGACCTTGTAGTGGGCGCTTCGGGCGGTTCAAGGATCACTACGAGTGTTCTGCAAACAATCGTCAGGACTTACTGGTACAAGATGCCTATATTGGAGACAATAGCCTATCCACGTATGCACCATCAGTTGTTACCCGACCGCGTCGAAGTGGAAAGCTTCTCCATGGTTGGCAAATCTACTCTAAGCACTTTAAAGCAAATGGGATACACGATGAAGGAAGTTTTTCCCAAGAGCGTCGTAAACGCAATACGCAATGTCAGGGGAGAATGGCACGCGGTGAGTGATTACTGGAGAAAAAGAGGAGTCTCTTCCGTATACTAA
- the EXG1 gene encoding glucan 1,3-beta-glucosidase (similar to Saccharomyces cerevisiae EXG1 (YLR300W) and SPR1 (YOR190W); ancestral locus Anc_6.99) yields MLSLKTLLYTLLTVSSVIANPVPARDPSSIQFVHEENKKRYYDYDNGALGEPIRGVNIGGWLLLEPYITPSLFEAFRTNDNNDDGIPVDEYHYCQYLGKDLAKSRLQSHWSTFYQEQDFVNIASQGFNLVRIPIGYWAFQTLDNDPYVSGLQEAYLDQAIGWARNNSLKVWVDLHGAAGSQNGFDNSGLRDSYEFLEDSNLAVTTNVLNYILKKYSAEEYLDTVVGIELINEPLGPVLDMDKMKNNYLAPAYEYLRNNIKSDQVVIIHDAFQPFHYWDDFMTEDDGYWGVTIDHHHYQVFSSAELERSIDERIKVACEWGTNIMNESHWTVCGEFAAALTDCTKWLNSVGFSARYDGSWVNGDQTSSYIGSCANNDDITSWSDERKENTRRFVEAQLDAFEMRGGWIIWCYKTESSLEWDAQRLMYNGLFPQPLTDRKYPNQCSTISN; encoded by the coding sequence ATGCTTTCGCTTAAAACATTGTTATATACATTACTGACCGTCTCATCGGTCATCGCTAATCCAGTCCCTGCAAGAGACCCTTCTTCTATCCAATTTGTTCATGaagagaacaagaaaagatacTACGACTATGATAATGGTGCTCTTGGAGAGCCGATCCGTGGTGTTAACATCGGTGGTTGGTTGCTTCTTGAACCTTACATTACTCCATCTTTGTTCGAAGCGTTCCGCACCAACGATAACAACGATGATGGCATCCCCGTCGATGAATACCATTACTGTCAATATCTAGGAAAGGACTTGGCTAAAAGTCGTTTACAAAGTCATTGGTCTACTTTCTACCAAGAACAAGATTTTGTTAACATCGCTTCTCAAGGTTTCAACCTCGTGAGAATCCCTATTGGTTACTGGGCCTTCCAAACTTTGGACAATGACCCTTACGTCAGCGGTTTACAGGAAGCTTACCTAGATCAAGCTATTGGATGGGCTAGAAACAACAGTTTGAAAGTCTGGGTTGATCTGCATGGTGCTGCTGGCTCTCAAAATGGGTTCGACAATTCCGGTTTAAGAGACTCGTACGAGTTTTTGGAAGACAGCAACTTGGCTGTTACCACAAACGTCTTGAACTAcatattgaagaaatattcTGCTGAAGAATACTTGGACACTGTTGTCGGTATCGAATTGATTAATGAACCATTGGGCCCAGTTTTGGATATGgataaaatgaagaataacTATTTGGCACCCGCTTATGAATATTTGAGAAACAACATCAAGAGTGACCAGGTCGTCATCATTCATGATGCCTTCCAGCCATTCCATTACTGGGATGACTTCATGACTGAAGACGATGGATACTGGGGTGTCACTATCGACCATCACCATTATCAAGTTTTCTCTTCTGCCGAATTAGAAAGATCTATTGACGAACGTATCAAAGTGGCTTGTGAATGGGGTACCAATATCATGAACGAATCTCACTGGACTGTTTGTGGTGAATTCGCCGCCGCCTTGACCGATTGTACCAAATGGTTGAACAGTGTTGGTTTCAGTGCTAGATATGATGGCTCTTGGGTTAACGGTGACCAAACATCCTCCTACATCGGTTCCTGTGCTAACAACGACGATATAACTTCATGGTCCgatgaaagaaaggaaaacaCAAGGCGTTTCGTAGAAGCTCAATTAGATGCCTTTGAAATGAGAGGTGGTTGGATTATCTGGTGTTACAAGACAGAATCCAGTTTGGAATGGGATGCCCAGAGATTAATGTACAATGGTTTATTCCCTCAACCATTGACTGATAGAAAGTATCCAAACCAATGTAGCACTATCTCTAATTAA
- the HRI1 gene encoding Hri1p (similar to Saccharomyces cerevisiae HRI1 (YLR301W); ancestral locus Anc_6.101) — protein sequence MPALLKRLLFQVGPQPNERTFTLSSVSDEGHYISLRPFVKPSGSSESAFPFEWVFAGTNKSVKVSDLGNGVVTQDFNFWLDTNVYLNVPNTHRGEVNTTWKDWDSGCIEETGAVYPFGPEKESVSFRELWQPVDPSREDLVIVSPNGEKFTSNAKSIVLKVTDEAYDGLVIIVGRWVQGFLSKKDQGTTEGLNFVRLLERDSGKFESLLSFGKEVKKIPQSYENLKNGSTVTIEGLNWEVIEHHT from the coding sequence ATGCCAGCTTTGTTAAAAAGACTTTTATTTCAAGTAGGCCCTCAACCAAATGAAAGAACATTTACCCTATCATCTGTTTCTGATGAGGGACACTACATTTCTTTGAGGCCTTTTGTCAAGCCAAGTGGTTCTAGTGAGTCAGCTTTCCCATTTGAATGGGTCTTTGCCGGTACGAATAAATCCGTCAAAGTTAGTGACTTGGGTAACGGTGTTGTTACCCAAGATTTCAACTTCTGGTTGGATACAAATGTGTATTTGAATGTTCCAAATACCCACCGTGGTGAAGTGAATACCACTTGGAAGGACTGGGATTCTGGTTGTATCGAAGAAACTGGTGCTGTTTACCCATTTGGTCCCGAGAAGGAAAGCGTGTCTTTCAGGGAATTGTGGCAACCAGTTGACCCATCAAGAGAGGATCTAGTCATCGTCTCACCTAACGGCGAAAAATTTACATCGAATGCTAAGTCAATCGTGCTTAAAGTCACTGATGAGGCCTACGATGGTTtagttattattgttggtAGATGGGTCCAAGGGTTCTTGTCCAAGAAAGACCAAGGTACTACCGAAGGTTTGAACTTCGTGAGATTACTGGAAAGGGATTCCGGTAAATTTGAGTCCTTGTTAAGCTTCGGTAAGGAAGTCAAGAAAATTCCACAAAGCTACGAAAATTTAAAGAATGGCTCCACTGTAACCATCGAAGGGTTAAACTGGGAAGTCATTGAGCATCACACTTGA
- the MET17 gene encoding bifunctional cysteine synthase/O-acetylhomoserine aminocarboxypropyltransferase MET17 (similar to Saccharomyces cerevisiae MET17 (YLR303W); ancestral locus Anc_4.53) yields MPSHFDTVQLHAGQENAGDNAHRSRAVPIYATTSYVFENSKHGSQLFGLEVPGYVYSRFQNPTSNVLEERIAALEGGAAALAVSSGQAAQTLAIQGLAHTGDNIVSTSYLYGGTYNQFKISFKRFGIEARFVEGDNPEDFEKVFDERTKAVYLETIGNPKYNVPDFEKIVAIAHKHGIPVVVDNTFGAGGYFCQPIKYGADIVTHSATKWIGGHGTTIGGIIVDSGKFPWKDYPEKFPQFSQPAEGYHGTIYNEAYGNLAYIVHVRTELLRDLGPLMNPFASFLLLQGVETLSLRAERHGENALKLAKWLEESPYVSWVSYPGLASHSHHENAKKYLSNGFGGVLSFGVKDLPNADKETDPFKLSGAQVVDNLKLASNLANVGDAKTLVIAPYFTTHKQLNDKEKLASGVTKDLIRVSVGIEFIDDIIADFQQSFETVFAGQKP; encoded by the coding sequence ATGCCATCTCATTTTGATACTGTTCAACTACACGCCGGTCAGGAAAACGCTGGTGACAATGCTCACAGATCTAGAGCTGTTCCAATTTACGCTACCACCTCTTATGTCTTTGAAAACTCTAAGCACGGTTCACAATTGTTTGGTCTAGAAGTTCCAGGTTACGTGTACTCCCGTTTCCAAAATCCTACCAGTAACgttttggaagaaagaattgCTGCTCTAGAAGGTGGTGCCGCAGCTTTAGCTGTTTCCTCTGGCCAAGCCGCCCAAACTCTTGCTATTCAAGGTTTGGCTCACACCGGTGACAACATCGTTTCTACTTCCTACCTATACGGTGGTACTTATAATCAgttcaaaatttcattcaaaagattTGGTATTGAAGCCAGATTTGTTGAAGGTGACAATCCAGAAGATTTCGAAAAGGTCTTTGATGAGAGAACCAAGGCTGTTTACCTAGAAACCATCGGTAATCCAAAGTACAACGTTCCAGAtttcgaaaaaattgtcGCGATTGCTCACAAGCACGGCATTCCAGTTGTTGTTGACAACACGTTTGGTGCGGGTGGTTATTTCTGTCAACCAATCAAATACGGTGCCGACATTGTGACACACTCTGCTACCAAATGGATTGGTGGTCATGGTACTACTATCGGTGGTATTATTGTTGATTCTGGTAAGTTTCCATGGAAGGACTACCCAGAAAAGTTTCCACAATTTTCTCAACCTGCCGAAGGTTACCACGGTACCATCTACAATGAGGCATACGGTAACTTAGCCTACATTGTTCATGTTAGAACTGAGTTATTAAGAGATTTGGGTCCATTGATGAACCCATTTGCCTCTTTCTTACTATTGCAAGGTGTCGAAACATTATCCTTGAGAGCTGAAAGACATGGTGAAAACGCCTTGAAGTTAGCCAAATGGTTAGAAGAATCTCCATATGTTTCTTGGGTTTCCTACCCTGGTTTAGCATCTCATTCTCATCATGAAAACGCTAAGAAGTATCTATCAAACGGTTTTGGTGGTGTGTTGTCCTTTGGTGTCAAGGATCTACCTAACGCCGACAAAGAAACTGATCCATTCAAGCTTTCAGGTGCCCAAGTTGTTGACAATTTGAAACTTGCTTCGAACTTGGCAAATGTTGGGGACGCCAAGACGTTAGTAATTGCTCCATACTTTACTACTCACAAGCAATTGaatgacaaagaaaaattggctTCTGGTGTTACCAAGGACTTAATTCGTGTCTCTGTCGGTATCGAAtttattgatgatattattgCAGACTTCCaacaatcttttgaaactgTTTTCGCTGGACAAAAACCATAA
- the ACO1 gene encoding aconitate hydratase ACO1 (similar to Saccharomyces cerevisiae ACO1 (YLR304C); ancestral locus Anc_4.51), whose amino-acid sequence MLSARAAIRRPITRGLATVSNLTRDSKVNQNLLEDHSFINYKQNVETLDIVRKRLNKPFTYAEKILYGHLDDPHGQDIERGVSYLKLRPDRVACQDATAQMAILQFMSAGLPQVAKPVTVHCDHLIQAQVGGEKDLKRAIDLNKEVYDFLASSTAKYNMGFWKPGSGIIHQIVLENYAFPGALIIGTDSHTPNAGGLGQLAIGVGGADAVDVMAGRPWELKAPKILGVKLTGKMNGWTSPKDIILKLAGITTVKGGTGKIVEYFGDGVETFSATGMGTICNMGAEIGATTSVFPFNKSMIEYLEATGRGKIADFAKLYHKDLLSADKDAEYDEVVEIDLNTLEPYINGPFTPDLATPVSKMKEVAVANNWPLDVRVGLIGSCTNSSYEDMSRSASIVKDAAAHGLKSKTIFTVTPGSEQIRATIERDGQLETFKEFGGIVLANACGPCIGQWDRRDIKKGDKNTIVSSYNRNFTSRNDGNPQTHAFVASPELVTAFAIAGDLRFNPLTDRLKDKDGNEFMLKPPHGDGLPQRGYDAGENTYQAPPTDRSTVEVKVSPTSDRLQLLKPFKPWDGKDAKDMPILIKAAGKTTTDHISMAGPWLKYRGHLENISNNYMIGAINAENKKANSVRNVYTGEYKGVPDTARDYRDQGIKWVVIGDENFGEGSSREHAALEPRFLGGFAIITKSFARIHETNLKKQGLLPLNFKNPADYDKINPDDRIDILGLTELAPGKPLTMRVHPKNGKPWDAVLTHTFNNEQIEWFKYGSALNKIKADEKK is encoded by the coding sequence ATGCTGTCTGCACGCGCTGCCATTAGGAGACCCATTACCCGTGGTCTTGCGACAGTCTCCAATTTGACTAGGGATTCAAAAGTCAACCAAAATTTGTTAGAAGATCATTCATTCATCAACTACAAGCAGAATGTGGAAACACTGGATATTGTAAGAAAAAGATTAAATAAGCCATTCACCTACGCAGAGAAGATCTTGTACGGTCATTTGGATGACCCTCATGGCCAGGATATTGAAAGGGGTGTTTCTTACTTGAAACTAAGACCAGATCGTGTTGCTTGTCAAGATGCTACCGCCCAAATGGCCATCTTGCAATTCATGTCTGCTGGTTTGCCACAGGTTGCTAAGCCCGTCACTGTTCATTGTGATCATTTGATTCAGGCTCAAGTTGGTGGTGAAAAGGATTTAAAGAGAGCCATAGATTTGAACAAGGAGGTTTACGATTTTTTGGCATCCTCCACTGCGAAGTATAACATGGGTTTCTGGAAGCCAGGTTCCGGTATCATCCATCAAATTGTCTTGGAAAATTACGCTTTCCCAGGTGCTTTGATTATAGGTACTGATTCTCACACACCAAACGCGGGTGGTTTAGGTCAATTGGCTATTGGTGTTGGTGGTGCCGATGCTGTTGATGTCATGGCTGGCCGTCCATGGGAATTGAAGGCTCCAAAGATTTTAGGTGTCAAGTTGACCGGTAAGATGAACGGTTGGACCTCTCCAAAGgatattattttgaaactgGCCGGTATTACTACCGTTAAGGGTGGTACCGGTAAGATTGTCGAATATTTCGGGGACGGTGTTGAGACTTTCTCTGCTACCGGTATGGGTACCATTTGTAATATGGGTGCTGAAATTGGTGCCACTACTTCTGTTTTCCCATTCAACAAATCTATGATTGAATATTTGGAAGCCACCGGTCGTGGTAAGATTGCTGATTTTGCTAAACTTTACCATAAAGATCTATTATCAGCCGATAAGGATGCTGAATATGATGAAGTTGTCGAAATTGACTTGAATACTTTGGAACCATACATTAACGGTCCATTTACTCCAGATTTGGCTACTCCGGTTTctaaaatgaaggaagttGCTGTCGCTAATAATTGGCCATTGGACGTCAGAGTCGGTCTGATCGGTTCTTGTACCAACTCTTCCTATGAAGATATGTCCCGTTCTGCGTCGATTGTTAAGGATGCTGCCGCTCATGGTTTGAAATCTAAGACTATTTTCACTGTTACTCCAGGTTCTGAACAAATCAGAGCCACCATTGAACGTGATGGTCAATTAGAAACTTTCAAGGAATTTGGTGGTATTGTGTTAGCTAACGCTTGTGGCCCATGTATCGGTCAATGGGACCGTAGAGATATTAAGAAGGGTGACAAGAATACTATTGTCTCCTCTTACAACAGAAACTTCACTTCTAGAAACGATGGTAACCCTCAAACCCATGCTTTTGTCGCATCTCCGGAATTGGTAACCGCATTCGCCATTGCTGGTGATTTGAGATTCAACCCTCTAACAGATAGATTAAAGGACAAGGATGGTAATGAATTCATGTTGAAGCCACCACATGGTGATGGTTTGCCACAAAGGGGCTATGATGCCGGTGAAAACACCTATCAGGCCCCACCCACAGACCGTAGTACCGTCGAAGTCAAAGTTTCTCCAACTTCAGATCGTTTACAATTGTTGAAGCCATTCAAACCTTGGGACGGTAAAGACGCTAAGGATATGCCAATCCTGATTAAGGCAGCGGGTAAGACCACTACTGATCATATTTCTATGGCTGGTCCATGGTTGAAATACAGAGGTCATTTAGAAAACATCTCTAACAATTATATGATTGGTGCTATCAATGCTGAAAACAAGAAGGCCAACTCTGTCAGAAATGTGTATACGGGTGAATACAAGGGTGTCCCAGACACTGCTAGAGACTACAGGGACCAAGGCATTAAATGGGTTGTTATTGGTGATGAAAACTTTGGTGAAGGTTCCTCCCGTGAACATGCTGCCCTGGAACCAAGATTCTTGGGTGGTTTCGCTATCATCACAAAATCTTTTGCCCGTATCCATGAAACTaacttgaagaaacaaGGTCTATTGCCACTGAACTTCAAGAACCCAGCTGATTACGACAAGATCAACCCTGATGACAGAATTGATATTTTGGGTTTAACTGAATTAGCTCCAGGTAAGCCTCTAACAATGAGAGTTCATCCAAAGAATGGGAAACCATGGGATGCTGTATTGACTCATACCTTCAACAATGAACAAATCGAATGGTTTAAATATGGTTCTGCCTTGAATAAGATTAAGGCTGATGAGAAAAAGTGA